The proteins below are encoded in one region of Knoellia sp. S7-12:
- a CDS encoding aldo/keto reductase family protein, which yields MDYRYLGNSGLKISEITYGNWLTHGSQVENDMATQCVRAALEAGISTFDTADVYANTKAETVLGEALKGERREGLEIFTKVYFPTGPSGKNDTGLSRKHVMESINGSLQRLQTDYVDLYQAHRYDTETPLEETMQAFADIVRQGKALYIGVSEWTADQIRAGVILSKELGFQLISSQPQYSMLWRVIEDEVVPTSEALGVSQIVWSPIAQGVLTGKYQPGQAPPEGSRATDEKGGADMIKRFMNDDVLTRVQNLKPIADEAGLTMAQLAVAWVLQNDNVAAALVGASRPEQVHENVKAAGVRLEPTVMSQIDDVLGDVVERDPGKTEETAPQKRVV from the coding sequence ATGGACTATCGATACCTGGGCAACAGCGGACTCAAGATCTCCGAGATCACCTACGGCAACTGGCTCACGCACGGCTCGCAGGTCGAGAACGACATGGCGACGCAATGCGTGCGCGCAGCGCTGGAAGCCGGCATCAGCACCTTCGACACGGCCGATGTCTATGCCAACACCAAAGCGGAGACGGTGCTGGGCGAAGCCCTCAAGGGGGAGCGGCGCGAGGGCCTCGAGATCTTCACCAAGGTCTACTTCCCCACCGGCCCCAGCGGCAAGAACGACACGGGCCTGTCCCGCAAGCACGTCATGGAGTCGATCAACGGATCGTTGCAGCGACTGCAGACCGACTACGTCGACCTCTACCAGGCACACCGCTACGACACCGAGACCCCGCTCGAGGAGACGATGCAGGCCTTCGCCGACATCGTCCGTCAGGGCAAGGCGCTCTACATCGGCGTCAGCGAGTGGACCGCCGACCAGATCCGTGCGGGCGTGATCCTGAGCAAGGAACTCGGCTTCCAGCTCATCTCGAGCCAGCCGCAGTACTCCATGCTCTGGCGCGTCATCGAGGACGAGGTCGTGCCCACGTCCGAGGCGCTCGGGGTGAGCCAGATCGTCTGGAGCCCGATTGCGCAGGGCGTGCTCACCGGCAAGTACCAGCCCGGTCAGGCCCCGCCCGAGGGCTCGCGTGCCACGGACGAGAAGGGTGGCGCCGACATGATCAAGCGGTTCATGAACGACGACGTCCTCACCCGCGTGCAGAACCTCAAGCCGATCGCCGACGAGGCGGGGCTGACCATGGCCCAGCTCGCCGTCGCCTGGGTGCTCCAGAACGACAACGTCGCGGCCGCGCTCGTCGGTGCCTCGCGCCCGGAGCAGGTCCACGAGAACGTCAAGGCCGCAGGCGTGCGGCTCGAGCCGACGGTCATGTCGCAGATCGATGACGTTCTCGGCGACGTCGTCGAGCGAGACCCGGGCAAGACCGAGGAGACAGCACCACAGAAGCGGGTCGTCTGA
- a CDS encoding TetR/AcrR family transcriptional regulator: MRDARKPIGRRERAKQDKRERIMAAARELFAERGVGGVTTQQVAERADVAIGTLYLYAATKAELLIMVQNQKFAVAIDAGQAAAAAAGQGPLDGVIALIRPVVACVREQVENGRTYLHELVFGDPSEPYRREGLVLSARLEDGIAQLLTRDERIDGRDAATLARVITAIIHISTTATVYLHRSDETVLRDIREQVRVTMSLDRILPLSNPADNGIFTVHENGRPPEPAHRV; the protein is encoded by the coding sequence GTGCGAGACGCTCGGAAGCCGATCGGCCGTCGGGAGAGGGCAAAGCAGGACAAGCGCGAGCGCATCATGGCGGCGGCGCGCGAGTTGTTCGCGGAACGTGGCGTTGGCGGGGTCACGACGCAGCAGGTCGCCGAACGTGCCGACGTCGCGATCGGCACCCTGTACCTGTATGCGGCCACGAAGGCGGAGTTGCTGATCATGGTGCAGAACCAGAAGTTCGCCGTCGCCATCGATGCCGGCCAGGCCGCCGCAGCCGCCGCAGGACAGGGCCCGCTGGACGGCGTCATCGCGCTCATCCGCCCGGTGGTGGCGTGTGTCCGTGAGCAGGTCGAGAACGGACGTACCTATCTGCACGAGCTTGTCTTCGGGGATCCCTCCGAGCCATACCGACGCGAAGGACTCGTTCTCTCAGCCCGACTCGAGGACGGTATCGCGCAGCTGCTGACACGCGACGAGCGCATCGACGGGCGGGATGCGGCGACGCTGGCGCGCGTGATCACCGCGATCATCCACATCAGCACCACGGCCACTGTCTACCTGCACCGCAGCGACGAGACCGTCCTCCGCGACATCCGCGAACAGGTACGGGTCACCATGTCGCTGGACCGCATCCTGCCGCTCAGCAACCCAGCGGACAACGGGATCTTCACCGTTCATGAAAATGGACGTCCTCCAGAACCTGCCCACCGGGTGTGA
- a CDS encoding NAD-dependent epimerase/dehydratase family protein, with the protein MRVVVIGGTGHIGTYLVPSLVKAGHAVAVVSRGSRRPYRDDPAWRDVEMVTCDREAAEQDGQFGTVIGQLRPDAVVDLTCFTTAQARQLVDALDGQHVVHTGSAWSYGPSAIVPTTEDAPKHPHGEYGINKLAVEQYLMGEQGRVRASVVHPGHISGPGWLPIGPAGNLDPGVIDSLRADGSCLLPDRGGETIHHVHAEDVAGLHQACLGQPDAAAGQSFNSVCTQAFTLRGYAEVVARHFGHEPRLQFVPWDEFVSRVDPEHVEVTLDHIGRAPLHSMEKARTILGFLPKHDVTDTVLEAIDAWVGANRS; encoded by the coding sequence GGTGCCGAGCCTGGTCAAGGCAGGGCATGCTGTCGCGGTTGTCAGTCGCGGATCACGTCGGCCTTACCGCGACGATCCCGCGTGGCGGGACGTGGAGATGGTGACCTGCGATCGCGAGGCTGCCGAGCAGGATGGCCAGTTCGGGACGGTGATCGGTCAACTGCGGCCCGACGCGGTCGTGGACCTGACCTGCTTCACGACGGCGCAGGCAAGGCAACTGGTCGACGCGCTGGACGGTCAGCACGTAGTCCACACTGGCAGCGCGTGGTCGTACGGGCCTAGCGCCATCGTCCCCACCACCGAGGATGCACCCAAGCACCCTCACGGGGAGTACGGCATCAACAAACTGGCCGTCGAGCAGTACTTGATGGGGGAGCAGGGTCGGGTGCGCGCCAGCGTCGTGCATCCCGGACACATCAGTGGGCCCGGTTGGCTACCCATCGGCCCCGCCGGCAACCTCGACCCCGGGGTGATCGACTCGTTGCGCGCTGACGGCTCCTGCCTGTTGCCCGATCGTGGCGGTGAGACCATCCACCACGTGCATGCGGAGGACGTTGCCGGGCTGCACCAGGCCTGTCTCGGCCAGCCGGATGCTGCTGCCGGGCAGAGCTTCAACAGCGTCTGCACGCAGGCGTTCACGCTGCGTGGCTACGCCGAAGTCGTGGCTCGGCACTTTGGCCATGAGCCGAGGTTGCAGTTCGTGCCGTGGGACGAGTTCGTGTCCCGCGTGGACCCTGAACACGTTGAGGTGACCCTCGACCACATCGGGCGCGCTCCGCTGCACTCGATGGAGAAAGCCCGCACCATCCTGGGCTTCCTGCCGAAGCACGACGTGACCGACACTGTCCTGGAGGCCATCGACGCTTGGGTCGGAGCGAACAGAAGTTGA
- a CDS encoding 2-oxo acid dehydrogenase subunit E2, with the protein MSKRRTPTRRKIAVASWRPSRDGRIYTRMEVDATAALAYLDRVRSESGERVTITHVVGAALGRALRQVPEIRARIVMGQLLDLDTCDIGFAVDIEGGSDLAPVKVLGADRLSPLEVARAVSSGAEQLRAHQDVAYRRSSGIVRLAPSWAVRPALALASVVAGGLGRPFLGQPGFPLGTAFVSNVGSLGLDEAFLAPLPFARTPLYLAVGAIRERAVVVDGEVVVRPIVVLVATADHRIVDGAHAGQMAGIVRDLLLHPEQLDTIS; encoded by the coding sequence ATGAGCAAACGTCGGACCCCGACCCGCCGCAAGATTGCGGTGGCCAGCTGGCGACCCTCGCGCGACGGGCGGATCTATACCCGGATGGAGGTCGACGCCACCGCTGCCCTTGCCTACCTGGACCGGGTGCGGTCCGAGTCGGGGGAGCGGGTCACCATCACCCACGTCGTCGGTGCGGCGTTGGGCCGAGCGCTCCGCCAGGTCCCCGAGATCCGCGCGCGCATCGTGATGGGTCAGCTCCTTGACCTCGACACCTGCGACATCGGTTTTGCGGTCGACATCGAGGGCGGGTCCGATCTGGCTCCGGTCAAGGTGCTCGGCGCGGACCGGCTGAGTCCGCTGGAGGTGGCCCGAGCCGTGAGTTCGGGTGCCGAGCAGCTTCGTGCCCACCAGGACGTGGCCTATCGCCGCAGCTCCGGGATCGTGCGGCTGGCGCCGAGCTGGGCGGTGCGGCCAGCGTTGGCGCTTGCCAGCGTCGTCGCCGGAGGGCTGGGGCGTCCCTTCCTGGGCCAGCCAGGCTTCCCCCTCGGCACGGCCTTCGTGTCCAATGTCGGTTCACTCGGGCTCGACGAGGCGTTCCTCGCTCCGCTGCCCTTCGCCCGCACCCCGCTTTACCTGGCGGTCGGAGCGATCCGGGAGAGGGCGGTCGTCGTGGACGGCGAGGTCGTGGTGCGCCCGATCGTCGTGCTCGTGGCGACCGCCGACCACCGCATCGTCGATGGTGCGCACGCCGGGCAGATGGCCGGCATCGTGCGCGACCTCCTGCTGCACCCTGAACAACTGGACACCATCAGCTGA
- a CDS encoding amidohydrolase family protein: MCLHDHHANAVQPPAAVARRNVLAGAAVLAGVSAAGVVGAPMAQAAPGEAPSAPRYPGRSPRPGALVITGGALVDPRSGHVTQDAVVVLDGGVVLAAGSRDATRAAVAKVSGRARTIEVFGKWIVPGLVDVHVHINALADAKAVLRAGATTVRSGSSTFYQDVALRPLAEWAPGLAPRMRAAGVFVSPELGDTVLADPALAPLAALAGGVRSTSDLAYLTRVNLSRGVDVIKTRTNPRAGLAEQDPTELVYDQEQISAIVSAAGRSGVLCHAYSQAGIEGAVRAGVRSIEHGVFVGESTMDLMARRGTYFTPTTAAIAGLSRSTNPVLAARGREYMPVLQAAIREAHARGVTVVAGTDSFGTAVDPIGTEVRLLVEAGLTPLDALRGATVNAAGLLGWSKKVGRLAPGYHADLVVVDGNPLQDGGALERVKLVVAQGAVVRNEL; the protein is encoded by the coding sequence ATGTGCCTGCATGACCACCACGCCAACGCTGTCCAGCCGCCGGCAGCCGTAGCCCGCCGCAATGTCCTGGCGGGGGCAGCCGTCCTCGCTGGCGTCTCTGCCGCGGGTGTCGTGGGCGCTCCGATGGCGCAGGCAGCCCCGGGTGAGGCTCCGTCGGCCCCGCGCTACCCCGGCCGCAGTCCCCGGCCCGGTGCACTGGTCATCACCGGCGGAGCACTGGTCGACCCACGGTCTGGCCACGTCACGCAGGACGCCGTGGTGGTGCTCGACGGAGGTGTGGTGCTGGCCGCAGGTTCGCGTGACGCCACCCGCGCCGCAGTGGCCAAGGTGTCGGGCCGAGCGAGGACCATCGAGGTTTTCGGCAAGTGGATCGTGCCCGGACTGGTCGACGTCCACGTCCACATCAATGCCCTCGCGGACGCCAAGGCAGTCCTGAGGGCCGGGGCGACCACGGTGCGCAGCGGGTCCTCGACCTTCTACCAGGACGTCGCCCTGCGGCCGCTCGCCGAGTGGGCGCCCGGCCTGGCGCCGCGGATGCGTGCTGCGGGCGTGTTCGTGTCTCCGGAGCTGGGGGACACCGTGCTCGCCGATCCCGCCCTCGCGCCCCTGGCAGCCCTCGCCGGCGGCGTGCGGTCGACCTCTGACCTGGCCTACCTGACCCGGGTGAACCTCTCCCGAGGCGTCGACGTCATCAAGACCCGCACGAACCCGCGAGCCGGGCTCGCCGAGCAGGACCCGACCGAGCTCGTCTATGACCAGGAGCAGATCTCGGCGATCGTCTCCGCAGCAGGACGATCAGGGGTCCTGTGCCACGCGTACAGCCAAGCCGGGATTGAGGGCGCCGTGCGTGCGGGGGTCCGCAGCATCGAGCACGGAGTGTTCGTCGGCGAGTCCACCATGGACCTGATGGCCCGTCGCGGCACATATTTCACCCCCACCACCGCTGCGATCGCGGGGCTGAGCCGGTCGACCAACCCTGTCCTGGCCGCGCGGGGCCGCGAATACATGCCGGTCCTGCAGGCAGCAATCCGCGAGGCCCACGCGCGTGGCGTCACCGTCGTCGCTGGCACGGACTCCTTCGGCACCGCCGTCGACCCGATCGGCACAGAGGTGAGGCTCCTGGTCGAGGCCGGGCTCACGCCGCTGGACGCCCTTCGCGGTGCGACCGTGAACGCGGCGGGACTTCTCGGGTGGTCCAAGAAGGTTGGCCGCCTGGCTCCGGGCTACCACGCCGATCTTGTGGTCGTCGACGGGAACCCGCTGCAGGACGGCGGCGCCCTCGAACGCGTCAAGCTCGTGGTTGCCCAGGGCGCTGTGGTCCGCAACGAGCTCTGA
- a CDS encoding haloacid dehalogenase type II, with protein sequence MSQPSQDTAPLAHQADPMSGPRPRLLVFDVNETLSDMCSMADRFADIGAPPFLAAAWFAAVLRDGFALTVNGANPDFADLARAGLAAALATQPVEHLDDAVDQLMTAFASLPAHSDVVEGIADLAATGVRLVTFSNGSAAIAEGLLQRNGIDHHFERLLSVQDAPAWKPAESAYQYALNVCDVDATDALLVAVHPWDLHGAKAAGLTTAYLNRKGATYPNYFSRPDIEVGSLAQLAELLTAAERSPD encoded by the coding sequence ATGTCGCAACCCAGCCAGGACACAGCGCCGCTCGCACACCAGGCGGACCCGATGTCAGGCCCACGGCCACGGCTCCTCGTCTTCGACGTCAATGAGACCTTGTCCGACATGTGCAGCATGGCTGACCGGTTCGCCGACATCGGCGCCCCGCCCTTCTTGGCAGCCGCCTGGTTCGCAGCCGTGTTGCGAGACGGCTTCGCCCTGACCGTCAACGGCGCAAACCCCGACTTCGCAGACCTCGCGCGAGCCGGGCTCGCGGCGGCATTGGCTACCCAGCCGGTCGAACACCTCGACGACGCCGTCGACCAGCTCATGACGGCGTTCGCGTCCCTGCCCGCCCACAGCGACGTTGTCGAAGGAATCGCCGACCTCGCCGCTACCGGCGTCCGTCTGGTCACGTTCAGCAACGGTTCGGCCGCCATCGCCGAAGGACTCCTGCAACGAAACGGAATCGACCACCACTTCGAGCGTCTGCTGTCCGTGCAGGACGCCCCGGCCTGGAAACCTGCCGAGTCGGCATACCAATATGCGCTCAACGTGTGCGACGTGGACGCTACGGACGCGCTGCTGGTCGCGGTCCACCCCTGGGACCTGCACGGCGCCAAGGCGGCGGGGCTCACGACGGCATACCTGAATCGCAAGGGCGCCACCTATCCCAACTACTTCAGCCGCCCGGACATTGAGGTTGGTTCCCTGGCGCAACTTGCTGAACTGCTCACCGCCGCTGAGAGGTCGCCGGACTGA
- a CDS encoding PA2169 family four-helix-bundle protein has protein sequence MSDDAKAAEELVETLRDGEKGFSAAADKLRDGDHPEWATLMQRLSEQRASFRQEIVALGHDYGDDVDESGTAAAALHRGWISLKDALTGDDAGGVLGAAVTGEDHAVSEYEKALDKDLSAGFREVVSRQHQTVVAARDEVKALQAAD, from the coding sequence ATGTCGGACGACGCGAAGGCTGCCGAAGAACTGGTCGAGACCCTGCGTGACGGAGAGAAGGGCTTCAGCGCCGCCGCCGACAAGCTGCGCGACGGCGACCACCCCGAGTGGGCGACGCTGATGCAGCGCCTGTCGGAGCAGCGCGCGAGCTTCCGCCAGGAGATTGTGGCCCTCGGTCACGACTACGGCGACGACGTCGACGAGAGCGGCACCGCCGCAGCGGCTCTGCACCGCGGGTGGATCTCTCTCAAGGACGCCCTGACCGGCGACGACGCGGGTGGCGTCCTCGGCGCCGCCGTGACCGGCGAGGACCACGCGGTGTCCGAGTACGAGAAGGCTCTCGACAAGGACCTCAGCGCCGGGTTCCGTGAGGTCGTCTCACGCCAGCACCAAACCGTCGTCGCTGCGCGTGACGAGGTCAAGGCACTCCAAGCCGCCGACTGA
- a CDS encoding GntR family transcriptional regulator produces the protein MPTGKKHVAVLRDSVQDALRDRVISGQLPPGSRLVERQLAQELDVSRVPVREALRALEREGFVEERPTRGMVVRRLSDDDLETLYQVRSALEEILCRRLVRTLDEQGLDRLQAVVDRTAAAIDSGDSEGAVAANASFHEVLVEEADSRVLASVIEPVAGQIRWLLSQHSDVGTMNAEHQVILAALRDRDADRAIEACRHHLISSRAEASSMSPGKRDLDQESGN, from the coding sequence ATGCCTACTGGCAAGAAACATGTCGCAGTGCTTCGGGATTCGGTGCAGGACGCGCTCCGTGACCGGGTCATCTCAGGACAATTGCCTCCCGGGAGTCGGCTCGTCGAGCGTCAGCTGGCGCAAGAGCTTGACGTCTCCCGGGTCCCCGTCCGCGAGGCGCTCCGGGCGTTGGAGCGGGAGGGGTTCGTCGAGGAGCGCCCCACCCGCGGCATGGTCGTGCGCCGACTCAGCGACGACGACCTCGAGACGCTCTACCAGGTGCGCTCAGCCCTTGAGGAGATCCTGTGCCGGCGTCTCGTGCGCACTCTGGACGAACAGGGCCTGGATCGCCTTCAGGCAGTGGTTGATCGGACCGCGGCCGCCATCGACTCCGGCGACTCCGAAGGCGCGGTGGCCGCGAACGCGTCCTTCCACGAGGTGCTCGTGGAGGAGGCCGACAGCCGGGTGCTGGCCTCGGTCATCGAGCCGGTGGCCGGGCAGATCAGGTGGCTGCTCAGCCAGCACAGCGACGTCGGCACCATGAATGCCGAGCATCAGGTCATTCTGGCCGCCCTGCGGGACCGCGACGCAGATCGAGCGATCGAGGCATGCCGCCACCACCTGATCAGCAGCCGCGCCGAGGCCTCCAGCATGAGCCCCGGCAAGCGCGACCTCGACCAGGAGAGCGGCAACTGA
- a CDS encoding SDR family NAD(P)-dependent oxidoreductase, whose amino-acid sequence MRLSDAHVLLTGATGTIGTALARRLTERGARLTLLARAPDPLHALARSTGGVAFPADLCDPDALRGLVDRVEEGQGPVDVLVNNAAADTAGFLTDLTAEDLRRTIDLNLTAPMELCRQVLPGMLSRGSGHLVNISSLAGVATFPGLALYGGTKAGLTHATSGLRADLRGTPVGTLTAEIGPVASEMMNRIGRHGPSEASFDRVLRARLLSLLEPDDVAVGIVAAIEQGRPHLRLPRRAAPIAAVTGIPRALARIALSGIPTRPAPQRPETQRPETRSAR is encoded by the coding sequence ATGCGGCTCTCGGACGCGCACGTCCTCCTCACCGGCGCGACCGGGACGATCGGCACGGCCCTCGCGCGTCGGTTGACCGAGCGGGGTGCCCGGCTGACCCTGCTCGCCCGCGCCCCTGACCCGCTGCACGCTCTTGCCCGTTCGACTGGTGGTGTTGCCTTCCCGGCAGACCTCTGCGATCCGGATGCCCTGCGAGGGCTCGTGGACCGGGTCGAGGAGGGGCAGGGCCCTGTCGACGTCCTCGTCAACAACGCGGCGGCTGACACTGCCGGGTTTCTCACCGACCTGACGGCCGAAGACCTCCGTCGCACCATCGACCTCAACCTCACCGCGCCCATGGAGCTGTGCCGTCAGGTGCTCCCGGGCATGCTCTCGCGCGGCAGCGGTCACCTCGTCAACATCTCCTCCCTGGCCGGGGTGGCGACCTTCCCGGGACTCGCCCTGTATGGCGGGACCAAGGCTGGCCTGACCCACGCGACCTCGGGTCTGCGTGCGGACCTGCGGGGCACACCGGTCGGCACCCTGACTGCCGAGATCGGGCCGGTCGCCTCCGAGATGATGAATCGCATCGGTCGCCACGGGCCCAGCGAGGCCTCCTTCGACCGGGTGCTGCGCGCCCGCCTCCTCAGCCTGCTCGAACCGGACGACGTCGCCGTCGGGATCGTCGCTGCCATTGAGCAGGGCCGCCCCCACCTGCGCCTCCCCAGGCGCGCAGCGCCGATCGCGGCGGTGACGGGAATCCCTCGCGCGCTCGCCCGGATCGCGCTCTCCGGCATACCGACTCGTCCCGCCCCGCAGCGACCCGAGACGCAGCGACCCGAGACGCGGTCGGCCCGATGA